cgacggattgaaaaatcgtcggtaaatttttggcggtttctgaaaaaattttacgaaattgaaaatttaaattaaatattaccgatggaattaccgacggaacaattaaaaaatattaatatttaattatccgtcggtaaatccgtcggtaaatcgtcccaataaaaaacctgaatgcccttatttcacaagagacagagccgtttcttattcttcttcttcttcttcttgttcttctacttcttcttcttcttcttcttcttcactatatgtaaaaaacatcattaaggtatgtcttcttcttcttcttcactttatgttaaaaacatcatttcttatctatttctttctcttcttttctctcctcatctccctctcttttcctccatgcttgggtatgtcttcttcttctttcttcttttatcctcttagttttttttttaattaatatgcttaatgaaattttttttctctccttagcttcacttgcaactacattaaggtaagatttttcttttttcttcctttttcatgatttttttcactatatttgttttttattttatttttaattgtttttgttcttaataattgtataaatgttgttgtgagattttttttttcatatgagatcaatttttagtagatttatttataggatttttaaatttttagcaattgcaacttcatttttttcatatgaattaattttttagttgaattaatttattaatttatttatttatttgttgcaaatttgtttgaattgattttcttattcttttttccaagcattttgagtatatattatacagtgttaatttatgttaatttaattattttataattttataaaatgatttttttaaaaatgtttttcaataattaccgacggatttaccgacggaatttccgtcggtaaatccgtccgtcggtaattccgtcggtaaatccctcggtaattccgttggtaataaaaaaattattaccgacgtgtatgttccgtcagtaaatccatcggtaattatattaccaacggatttaccgacggacaaaacattaccgacaaacgattcaccgacggatcatttccgtctttgattccgtcggtaatataattaccgatggaatatgtgtcttacaccgacggaaaaattccgtcggtaaaactgttaaatcttgtagtgggAGGGGTAGATTAAAAACTCtttcctatttagttttttgttattttaaataacaagaagaagaatatttgtttgatattatgtgTGAAAgatagtatattttaaaaatgtgtttaacttgaaaataaaataaatttaattgtttttaataattttatatgatttcaATGTACtgctataaaaataattttaaaaaaattattttaatatatttttaaataatttttgttttttttttaaaaaaactccgCACTAACAAATACaccaaaagaacaagaaaaacttGTCACCTAGTGTACATAATTTGGCAAAGTCTATGTTGATCTGATTTGGAATCCACATCCAACACCGAGTGATTAACATGCAACACCCATACCAGATTCAACTACTTTCcgcaattttctttctttctttcctttttttttattcgaaatGTCTAAATATCTGTATCCATGTCATTGCATAAAATGTTGGATAcaaggattttaaaaaagaaaagagaaaaaaaaaaggagaggagtCCACTCacctttttaatattgatatagggattataatttgatatcatagtaataattattttttaaaatttatttttaatattaacacatcaaaacaatttgaaaatataaaaaaattaaattaaagtaaaagaatcaaatcaaattaattaaagtaaaatttatatgataaccattagaggcttacatggtcgttaacttcaaggcccgtgggattagtcgaggtacgcgcaagctggctcgaatatccatattaaactaaaaaaaaaaaaactgtggaGCTTTAACCTCACATGGCGGACATAAAACGAAGAAGCAAAGAAACCAACTTGTGCTGTGGACGCTTGTTTTGGTGCGCAACTTGCATTTCACCCATATCGTCACGGGGTGCCTTGCACGTGACCAAGGAACCATCATCGTGCCTTCTTTCACGAACCAGAACctctaaattttcttttctttttcttcccgaTAAAGCATAAACGtataaaatttatgaataaatgtgctaatatattttattaagattcTAGAACATGCACAACACAACGCAAAATGAATCATGGTGATTATTGCCAAACCCtggctaaaaataaataagtaaataactataaaaacatgttttaattctagagtgaatttatattattttaaaaataaaattttttaaaaagatttattttttatccaaattatttctatttatatcttctcggttttgaaataataattaaacactatttaaaaaaaaacatggctaATGATTGCTAGTACAACAAGAGTTTATCTAGAAAAGAGAGTTGCATTAATAATTGACTACAGGGgttaaataattaagatttaacttaacagataattaattttaattgtttgctTGATTATATGCTGATTAATCCATGATCTCCTCTCATATCATGTTCTTGTTAAATATTGACTAGATATTGTACGATTCCATTCcattactaataaaataaaataaaaaaaatccaaagaaagaaagaggcgAGTAGCCAGTGAAAGTGCCGCTGACTGATACAGTGAGAGGCTGCTGCTGAATTCCAAAGCCGCTGCATGTATACTAAGCCAAGCCAAGCCAGCTACAGCAAGCAGCACAAGCTTAGCTGTCTGTGGACTGTAGGATTCAGTCAGAGAAACAGAATCCAATGGCTGAGAGTTGATCCTTGAATGGTAATGGTAGGGAGCAGCCTCCCTTTAAAGGCTTATCTTCTCTGACCTTACTCTCAACTGTATCCCACTCCTAGAgttagagaaataaataaataggacaaaagaataaaaagcatTTCAGtcatgtttttagaaaaataagtattttccagttaattttatgtttttaaattctgtattattatactattttagttttttttaccgtagtttttctagtttatttttatttttaattttctaatataaatattataatagtttttttgatagttagaaatttaaatgaatagaaatggaatattttaaatatcttactataattatataattacagtattattgattttttaaaacttttatatataacaaaaccTGTTATTTTTCCCCCATGAATGCGTGAACAAGATGGCAAGACAAACTTAACATAACGTTGTGCTTAAAAGCGGGACCAGCCCGCCATTAATGCTATCCCTCTATCCTTTCTTATTGCCTCCTACCAATCAAACACTAAAGAGCTTAGCTCCGACCTGGTCAGCTcaccctctccctctccctctccctctccctcttttctccaCTAAAACAAGTTGTTGAGTTAAGAAAACAAGAGGTGGGCTGTTTTGTTCTCTATGTTCTGGTTTATGGGttagcttttagttttttatttagaaacaaAAGTTGCTCTTTGATTGGTGCTTTTCTTTCTCtgattgttctttcttttttgcaaaaaaagggtgcttttgttggaaaaaaggagtattttttgtgttttgttttcacACCTAGATCTGCTCCTTCTGCTGTACTTTTGAAACATCGTTCCTTTCAATGTTTGTAAAGCTCAAGTCTTTGATTTGATTGATCTGTAGGAAGGCAGAGAAGTTTCAAAAGGGTATCTAGCTTGggttcttgatttaattttgatggGGATTTGCTTGAGTGCCCAAATTAAAGCTGAGAGCTCATGCAGCACAGGTATTCTCTCTAATTCTTACTGTTTTTCTATTGAACCCCACGAACATATATGTATCTTGCTTCAGTGGTTATGgctgtttcttttttaagtttgatttccCTGAATATTTTTgtgcaccttttttttttttttttacctgattAGGTTATTGTTGGTTTCCCATTCATTACCTGATCAGGTTCTGaatataattgattattttctGAAAGGTGAGTTGGTTTGAGCTAAAATGAAGTGTGGGTTTTGAATCCAAATGTGGTATGTTCGCTTGGAAgtggaattgattttttaattttttggataaCTAGGTTTTTACTATTTTTGGGTTGGTATAGTTTTGTTGAGAACTTTAATTCTGTGAAATTGGACAAGTTTTATGTTCCCGATTTGTCAGTGGGGTCTGTTTGGGTTGCTGGcaaataacatgaaaataaatggagGTAGAATCTTAAAGGCTTCTCAGGTTCACTTCAGTGTAGGCAAAATGATCAGCTCAATCAAGGCTTTATCTTACATAAGTAATGTCACTTGTTGTTTTACTAAAAGTAGCACTGGAAATTGTTTAGTGATATGGTGGCGGCAATCAATTTATGTagagtttatatttttacttgagATGCAGGGTTGAGTTCAAAGAATGCTAGCACATATGGGACTGATCTGAGCAGTACGAGTAGCAAGGTCTCATCTCTTTCAGTGCCACCCACTCCTCGGAGTGAGGGTGAGATCTTGCAATCCTCTAATCTGAAGAGCTTCAGTTTTTCTGATCTCAAGATGGCCACCAGGAATTTCCGTCCTGATAGTGTCCTAGGAGAAGGTGGTTTTGGTTCTGTTTTTAAGGGATGGATTGATGAGCAAACATTTTCTGCTGCCAAGCCTGGAACTGGAATGGTTATTGCGGTGAAAAGGCTTAACCAAGATGGTTTCCAAGGTCACAAGGAGTGGCTGGTGAGTTCATTTTCTCGTTCCTTTCACTTCCGTATTAAGCGGGGATATTTTCTGGAgtcagaaaaaattaaaattgtgacTGTAGAGTTGGACATAATTAAGCCAAGTTTATTCTAGTTTCGGGTTTAGAGGCTCACTTATCCCGTGCTTTTACTGTAGGCGGAAGTAAATTATCTGGGGCAGCTCTATAATCCTCACCTTGTGAAGCTGATTGGCTATTGCTTAGAGGATGAACACCGACTCTTGGTGTATGAATTTATGCCTCGAGGCAGTTTGGAAAATCATTTATTTAGAAGTGAGTTATTCTTGTTTTATCTCGAAATTTTTAAGCCAAAATGGATGTTAccaataatttgaaatttacaCCTTTAAACTGCTGCTGCCCCAGGAGGTTCTTATTTCCAACCACTTTCTTGGAACCTCCGAATGAAGGTTTCTCTTGGTGCTGCAAAGGGGCTTGCATTTCTTCATAGTGCTGAAACGAAAGTAATATATAGGGACTTCAAGACTTCTAACATTCTGCTTGATTCGGTATGGGCGATGGGTGAAGCAGATTTTCATACTCCATGATatggttttatttgatgatttcaGAAAATCTTTTCACATTCTATCTGTGCTTCTAAGAATttcttttgcattattttttcagaaatacAATGCAAAACTTTCTGATTTTGGGCTGGCCAAAGATGGGCCGACTGGTGACAAGAGTCATGTATCTACCAGGGTTATGGGGACCTATGGTTATGCTGCTCCAGAATATCTAGCTACAGGTATTAATCAAATTCAGATGCATTTTCCCATGGCTTAATTATAATTGTCCTGTCTAATACTTTTCTGTCAATTTAGGCCATTGTTTTTTACTCATTTCTGATGGCCACTCTTCTTTCCTAACTAGGGCATCTAACTGCCAAGAGTGATGTCTATAGCTTTGGAGTTGTTTTGCTAGAAATGTTATCTGGCAGGAGAGCAGTTGATAAAAATCGCCCATCTGGAGAGCACAATCTTGTCGAATGGGCTAAACCCTATCTAGCAAACAAACGCAAGATCTTTCGCATCCTAGATAGTCG
This region of Populus trichocarpa isolate Nisqually-1 chromosome 9, P.trichocarpa_v4.1, whole genome shotgun sequence genomic DNA includes:
- the LOC7481536 gene encoding probable serine/threonine-protein kinase PBL9, yielding MGICLSAQIKAESSCSTGLSSKNASTYGTDLSSTSSKVSSLSVPPTPRSEGEILQSSNLKSFSFSDLKMATRNFRPDSVLGEGGFGSVFKGWIDEQTFSAAKPGTGMVIAVKRLNQDGFQGHKEWLAEVNYLGQLYNPHLVKLIGYCLEDEHRLLVYEFMPRGSLENHLFRRGSYFQPLSWNLRMKVSLGAAKGLAFLHSAETKVIYRDFKTSNILLDSKYNAKLSDFGLAKDGPTGDKSHVSTRVMGTYGYAAPEYLATGHLTAKSDVYSFGVVLLEMLSGRRAVDKNRPSGEHNLVEWAKPYLANKRKIFRILDSRLEGQYSMDVAYKVSTLALRCLSIETKFRPTMDEVVTALEQLQDSKETGTANGHVGNKPRIRRRSANDATGGGSIAAYPRPSASPLYA